CGCAAAAATTGCAGAGGTCATTCAAACTAAAACTGCTGCTATTGCTGAGAAATTAGGATTTAATGCTCGTGAAATTGCTCAGCTTGAGAATTTTGGAAAAATAGAAGGGAGCATTAATAATGTCATTAACACTACCCCACGTGCTGTTCAGGATATAAGCTTTTCCAAACATGCTCTACAGGAGATCTATTGAAAGAGGTGTTTCAAGAGAAGCTATTTTAGATGCCCTTGAAACACCTTTAAAAATCGAAGAGATTAGAATTGATCATTTGGAAAGATCTAGTCAACGATTTATAGGAAAAAAAGCGGAAGTTGTTATTAACCCAGACACACAGCAAATTATTTCTGTAAATCCAACTTCCACAAAGAAATTTGAAAAATTAAATAATGAGCTTCTTAATGTTGAAAATTGAATTGAATAAAAATGAGTATAATTATCTTTGTCAATCTTCTTTTCTAGCAAATAGATATCAAGAGGTACTATCTTCTAGTAAACAATATAACGGTAAATATTCATTGAAAGTTTCCGAAGATCAGGCAGATGAGATTCGGGATCTATGCGGAGAACAGTTGCAACTTGTTGGTTTCAATGAAAAATATGAATTGACCTCAGAAGGCAAAATCCTTGAACCTTTAATAGATAAATTTTTCATTGAGTAGAAAAATCCAAAACAAACTGAGTTAGAATCCATCCTCATAATTTAGATGAAATATTGTGAAAATTTTAGGATAGAAGCTCTCATATTCCTCTTTGAGTAGAAGGAGGAGGCATCCCTATACTTTTTTTGAAGAAACTATGCATCAAATATTTGATGATTATGAATTGGCTGAAATATTAAAAGATCCTAGATGGCATGTTATTCAGAAAATAGCAAAAGAAGTATTAAAAGCTTTTAACTTCCAAGAACCTATCTTGAATTAAATTTACTGTTTTAAAGATACTTGCCGACTTAAGAAATTCATCCAATAGCCAAGTAGTCCAAACATTAATAGACCATTCCAATATACTGCCTTTCTTTCCCAGCGCACTGTAAGGCGACGAAAGCCTGTCTTTAACCAAGAAATCGTTCTCTCAACGACCCAACGTTGCTTTTCAAGGTAGCAAATACCTTTTATCTTATATCCCTTGGTGTTTCTTTTCCGTGCTATCAGAGGAAAAACCTTATAGGAAAGGACATCGATCCGTGTTTGCTCTGAGTCATAACCTTTATCTGCTTCAAGTATTGGGTGCTTTTCCCTGATTCCATACTTTTTTAATGAAGGGAACAACTTTACTAAGCAGAGGAATCGCTTGTTCTTTCTCATCTCTGGATTTTGTACCCATAATCAACAAGCTCTCCTCCTCCGCGTCCTCTGGAAAAAAACCATCTACTGAGAGTCTCTGGGCATCAATACATCCTAGCTGTTCTGCAATCTTAAGAAGCTCTTCTAAAAATCCAGCGGATTGCATCCTTCCAAGCACTGTTCTTCATTTAATCCTTGCTTGCTCATGTCATCTGTCTTTGGTTAAAAATAAAAAGATCATGCAGCATAGCGAAAATTAATATTCAATTCAAGATAGGTTCTTTATAAAATAGCCCCTTGTTCTATCCAAAAAGAGCGGGTTGTATCTGCAAATTTGTCTTTAATCACATTTGCAGAGCAGATAAATACCTGTTTAAATCGACTAAAACAGGTTACTAGATTCTCTTGCCTCTCGGGGTCTAGTTGCATTCCAAAGTCATCAATACAGAGGAGGGGAGAGTAGCCTATTTTCTGCTGCATCCAATTCCATTGAGCAAGTTTCAAAGCATAGATTAAAGAGCGCTTCTGTCCTTCGCTGGAAAAATTCTTGGCTTGTTTACCGGATAGTAAAAAAAGAAGATCATCTCGGTGAGGTCCTAGAGAGGTTGCTTTTAAAAGCATGTCTTTATGTCGATTTTTTTCCCATTTAAGTAAAAGAGAAGGATCTTTCTTTGTAAGAGAAGATTGATAATAAATATCTAAAAGGTCTTTTTTATTAGAGAGTAAAGATAACCATTTTGTAGCGGGGTCTAATAAATAAGAACTCAGCTCTATTCTTTTATCTATAAGATATAGGGCTGAAGGGAACATAATTTGCTCCCATGCTGATAGAGTTTGTATCTCTTGTGCACGCAAGGCGTGGTTTCGTTGTTTCATGGCCTTGTAATATCTGCTCAAGTGATGTAGATATAAAGGATCTGCTTGTGAGAGATAAATATCTAAAAAGCGTCTTCTTTCATGGGGTGTTCCTATGATTAAAGCAAGATCGTTGGGGTGAGATAAAACAGAAGGAAGGATCCCTATAATATTTGTCAGTGTTGGATAGTTTGTGTGATTGAATTGGATGCGTTTAGTAGTTTGATCGTAATAGACCTGTAATTTTTGTGGAAGTTCATCTTTGACAAAATGAGCTTCGAGATAAAAGTACTGCTGGCCTTCTCTGATAAGATCGCTTAAATTATGGGTTCTAAAAGAACGACCGGTGCTTAAAAAGTAAATGGCTTCTAAAACACTTGTTTTTCCCTGGCCATTGTTTCCATAAATGAGATTAACTAAAGCAGAAAAATGAAAATCTGTTTCCTTATGATTACGAAAATTACGTAGAATAAGGTGTTTAAGGTACATTACACTTCTAAGCGCATAGGCATAATAACAAACTGAGCAGAGGTGGAGTCAGTAATTAGTCCTGGGTTATAGGGATCGCTAATGCTAAAATGCACAGATTCATCTTTACTATGTCGTAGCATATCTAGAAAATAGTTAGGATTAAAAGCTACTTCTAGTTTCTCTCCTCCATAGTTGACGGGCATATGCACTTTGCCTTCACCAATAGAGCCGCTCATAGCAGACAGATGCAATTCTCCCGTTGTAAAAGTAAAACGCACGGAATTGCTATTTTCTGAAGTAAATAAAGAAACCTGCCTTAGTAAAGAAATCAATTCATCGCGATTTAAAGCAATGGGGGTTGCTATTTGTTCAGGAATAACGCGACTAACGTCTGGATATTGACCTGAGAGTAATTTACTAATAAGAGTCGTCGATTTAAACTCAACAGCGATCTTATCAGGCATAAGAGTTAATATAACAGGATCATCCTCTTTACTATCAAGCAGGCGAATCATTTCTTCAATAGCTTTTAAAGGAATAATATAAGAGCTTGAATCAGAAGAGATTTTATCGATTTTTACCTTGTTTTTTGCTAAACGTTTTCCATCTGTTCCAATAAAAACAATAGTATTTTCTACGTTTTGTAAAAGAATTCCATTAAGGGCGTGTTTGCTATCATCGCGAGCTGCTGCAAAAGAAGTACGTGACAACAGGTGACTGAGTTGAGCAGAAGGTAGGGTTAGTTGTATTCCTTCTGATAGATTGGGAAATTTAGGAAATTCATCTTTATGCATTCCCTGGATTCTGAAGTGAGAGCTCCCGGCATTTAACAAAGCTACTTCTGAAGAAAGAGCGTGGATTTCTACTTGCACAGCGGTTAGCTCTCGAATTAATTGAAAAAACCTCTTAGCAGGAAGTGTAATAGCTCCTTCTTCCAAAACTTTTGCTTCTACATAAGCTCGTACACTTACAGTAAGATCTGTTACGCTTAAGATGAGCTGATCATCGATAGCTTCTATCAAAATATTAGATAAAATAGAAATGGTTGGTTTTACGGGGACTATGCTTTGAATCTTACCAACTAGATTGACAAGCTCTATTCGGGTAATGACGACTTTCATGATATACTTCTCCTTAACTTAAGATATAAGCATAATCAAAAAGGGAAAATCAGTCTATGCGATTGCGCATTGCTTGTTGAATTGTTTTCGTGTGTTCTTTTTCTTTTAGCGCTTGTCTCTTATCATAATTTTTTTTACCTCTTGCGCAGGCAACTTTAACTTTAACAAATCCATTTTTCAGATACATGGAAAGAGGGATTAAAGTAAAACCTTTTTCTTGAGATAGGTTTTTTAATCTTATGATTTCTCTTTTATGTAAAAGCAAAAATCGATCTCGTTTATCTTCATGGTTGAAGATATTTCCAAAGCGATAAGGAGCAATAGAAGCATTTTTTAAAAGAACTTTTCCTTGTTGAGATACTAAGATGTAAGCTTCTTGAAGGCTACCACCATGATTGCGCAAAGATTTTACTTCTGTGCCTGATAAAACAATACCAGCTTCAAATGTTTCTATGATTTCATAATCGTAGAAGGCGCGTCTATTAGAAACAAGTTCTGATTCTTTATGTTTTGACATGTTTTTTATCCAAGGAAAGCTTTTCCATATTCTGTTACACGAAAACAACGATGATTTTGATAGCTCCCTAATTCTATAATCCCTAATTCAGATAACCATTCTAAAATAATTGCTTCAATCAAAATAAGTTCTTTAGAATTATAAAAAGGAAGTGTATATTTCCAGTTTCTGCCTTGTTTTTTTAAGATAACACTAGATTCTTCGCTTAAAGTAGTAGTCATGCCTTTAAGAAAATCTTCAAATAAAACCCATTCGGAATAAGCCACTTTTAAAACACTTTTTTCTATATCTCTTAAGACTCTTTCGTTAAAAGAGCCGATCATTTCTGGTGCATAAGAATGACGATACAACAATAGGGATTTTTGAGGGTTGGTTAAGGTAAACCATTCATGAGCTTTATCTAATAAAGAAAGGCTTTTATCCGCAGTAGAAGCT
This window of the Candidatus Rhabdochlamydia sp. T3358 genome carries:
- a CDS encoding DNA replication/repair protein RecF, coding for MYLKHLILRNFRNHKETDFHFSALVNLIYGNNGQGKTSVLEAIYFLSTGRSFRTHNLSDLIREGQQYFYLEAHFVKDELPQKLQVYYDQTTKRIQFNHTNYPTLTNIIGILPSVLSHPNDLALIIGTPHERRRFLDIYLSQADPLYLHHLSRYYKAMKQRNHALRAQEIQTLSAWEQIMFPSALYLIDKRIELSSYLLDPATKWLSLLSNKKDLLDIYYQSSLTKKDPSLLLKWEKNRHKDMLLKATSLGPHRDDLLFLLSGKQAKNFSSEGQKRSLIYALKLAQWNWMQQKIGYSPLLCIDDFGMQLDPERQENLVTCFSRFKQVFICSANVIKDKFADTTRSFWIEQGAIL
- a CDS encoding transposase, which codes for MFPSLKKYGIREKHPILEADKGYDSEQTRIDVLSYKVFPLIARKRNTKGYKIKGICYLEKQRWVVERTISWLKTGFRRLTVRWERKAVYWNGLLMFGLLGYWMNFLSRQVSLKQ
- the smpB gene encoding SsrA-binding protein SmpB, translated to MSKHKESELVSNRRAFYDYEIIETFEAGIVLSGTEVKSLRNHGGSLQEAYILVSQQGKVLLKNASIAPYRFGNIFNHEDKRDRFLLLHKREIIRLKNLSQEKGFTLIPLSMYLKNGFVKVKVACARGKKNYDKRQALKEKEHTKTIQQAMRNRID
- the dnaN gene encoding DNA polymerase III subunit beta, which encodes MKVVITRIELVNLVGKIQSIVPVKPTISILSNILIEAIDDQLILSVTDLTVSVRAYVEAKVLEEGAITLPAKRFFQLIRELTAVQVEIHALSSEVALLNAGSSHFRIQGMHKDEFPKFPNLSEGIQLTLPSAQLSHLLSRTSFAAARDDSKHALNGILLQNVENTIVFIGTDGKRLAKNKVKIDKISSDSSSYIIPLKAIEEMIRLLDSKEDDPVILTLMPDKIAVEFKSTTLISKLLSGQYPDVSRVIPEQIATPIALNRDELISLLRQVSLFTSENSNSVRFTFTTGELHLSAMSGSIGEGKVHMPVNYGGEKLEVAFNPNYFLDMLRHSKDESVHFSISDPYNPGLITDSTSAQFVIMPMRLEV